A section of the Corvus hawaiiensis isolate bCorHaw1 chromosome 14, bCorHaw1.pri.cur, whole genome shotgun sequence genome encodes:
- the CNGA2 gene encoding cyclic nucleotide-gated olfactory channel, translating to MPWDLTLSSHSVLDFCVRTMCCVLHVFSCGCSVLFAGPWGRVCARGVLTLRMPAKSNGLHSPPANRQPCPPQPEGDTEGTGLSTRRACSTQDDSSSELQRGASPDGGEQRADHAFQGQGALARIVRLVLVLRDWANKSLHEEQQRPDPFLERFQGPELLTAAADELEDEEAEKLNKKRKWLFFVVDPAGDWYYHWLAVIAVPVLYNWCLLVARACFTDLQKTYFVLWLVLDYISDALYLGDTVIRLHTGFLEQGLLVKDLKKLRDNYIHMLQFKLDVLSILPTDLAYFAVGLHCPELRFNRLLRFSRMFEFFDRTETRTSHPNIFRISNLVLYILVIIHWNACIYYAISKAIGFGEDSWVYPNVTDSEYGYLTREYVYCLYWSTLTLTTIGETPPPVRDEEYLFVIFDFLIGVLIFATIVGNVGSMISNMNATRAEFQAKIDAIKHYMQFRKVSKDLETKVIKWFDYLWTNKKAVDEREVLKNLPDKLRAEIAINVHLETLKKVRIFQNCEAGLLVELVLKLRPQVFSPGDYVCRKGDIGKEMYIIKEGKLAVVADDGMTQYALLTAGGCFGEISILNIKGSKMGNRRTANIRSLGYSDLFCLSKEDLMEAVTEYPDAKKILEERGREILIKEGLLDESAAEESTEGKSMEERLDRVASNLDTLHTRFGRLLTEYNDAQMKLKQRITALESKMRQEELEDFFSDSSDSLFEDEEKASAGGKQ from the exons TGTGGCTGTTCTGTGCTTTTTGCAGGTCCCTGGGGTAGGGTGTGTGCCCGTGGTGTCCTCACACTGAGGATGCCAGCGAAGAGCAATGGTCTGCACAGCCCCCCAGCCAAccgccagccctgccctccccagcccgaGGGTGACACCGAGGGGACAGGGCTCAGCACCAGGAG GGCCTGCTCAACCCAGGACgactcctcctcagagctgcagagaggagccaGCCCAGATGGGGGGGAGCAGAGAGCTGACCACGCTTTCCAAGGCCAGGGAGCCTTGGCCAG GATAGTCCGGCTGGTGCTCGTGCTCAGGGACTGGGCCAACAAGAGCCTgcatgaggagcagcagaggccaGACCCTTTCCTGGAGCGTTTTCAAGGCCCCGAGCTcctgacagcagctgcagatgAACTTGAGGATGAGGAGGCTGAGAAGTTAAACAAAAA GAGGAAATGGCTGTTCTTTGTGGTGGACCCTGCGGGGGACTGGTATTACCACTGGCTGGCTGTGATTGCCGTTCCTGTCCTCTACAACTGGTGCCTGCTCGTAGCCAG GGCTTGCTTCACTGACCTGCAGAAGACCTATTTTGTCCTGTGGCTGGTGTTAGATTACATCTCAGATGCTCTCTACCTTGGGGACACAGTGATCCGCCTGCACACAG GATTCTTGGAACAGGGCCTCCTGGTTAAGGACCTGAAGAAGTTACGGGATAACTACATCCACATGCTCCAGTTCAAGCTGGATGTTCTCTCCATCCTGCCCACAGACCTGGCCTATTTTGCAGTGGGATTGCACTGCCCTGAGCTGCGTTTCAACAGGCTGCTGCGCTTCTCCCGCATGTTTGAGTTCTTCGATAGGACCGAGACCAGAACCAGCCACCCCAACATCTTCCGCATCAGCAACTTGGTTCTTtacatcctggtcatcatccACTGGAATGCCTGCATTTATTATGCCATCTCCAAGGCCATAGGCTTTGGGGAGGACAGCTGGGTCTATCCCAATGTCACAGACAGTGAGTATGGGTATCTGACCCGGGAGTACGTCTACTGTCTTTACTGGTCTACACTGACTCTGACCACCATCGGGGAGACTCCTCCTCCTGTGAGGGATGAAGAGTACCTCTTCGTGATCTTTGACTTCCTCATTGGCGTCCTTATCTTTGCCACCATCGTGGGGAACGTGGGATCCATGATATCCAACATGAACGCCACCAGGGCGGAGTTCCAGGCCAAAATCGACGCCATCAAACACTACATGCAGTTCCGCAAGGTGAGCAAAGACTTGGAAACCAAAGTCATCAAGTGGTTTGACTACCTGTGGACCAACAAGAAGGCAGTAGATGAACGGGAGGTCCTCAAGAATCTCCCTGATAAGTTAAGGGCAGAGATTGCCATCAACGTTCACCTGGAGACACTGAAGAAGGTGAGGATTTTCCAGAATTGTGAGGcggggctgctggtggagcTGGTGCTGAAGCTTCGCCCTCAGGTGTTCAGCCCAGGCGATTACGTGTGCCGGAAAGGGGACATCGGGAAGGAGATGTACATCATCAAGGAGGGCAAGCTGGCCGTGGTGGCTGATGATGGAATGACACAGTACGCTTTGCTCACTGCAGGGGGCTGCTTTGGGGAGATCAGCATCCTCAACATCAAAGGCAGCAAAATGGGCAACAGGCGCACGGCCAACATCCGCAGCTTGGGCTACTCTGATCTCTTCTGCCTGTCAAAGGAAGATCTCATGGAAGCAGTCACAGAGTATCCGGATGCCAAAAAGATCTTGGAGGAGCGTGGCCGGGAGATCCTAATCAAGGAAGGGCTGCTGGATGAGTCAGCTGCAGAGGAAAGCACAGAAGGGAAGAGcatggaggagaggctggacagGGTGGCCTCGAACCTGGACACACTGCACACCCGCTTTGGCCGGCTCCTGACTGAGTACAACGATGCCCAGATGAAGCTCAAGCAGCGCATCACCGCTCTGGAATCCAAGAtgaggcaggaggagctggaggactTCTTCTCTGATAGCTCAGACAGTCTGTTTGAGGATGAGGAGAAAGCTTCAGCTGGTGGGAAGCAGTGA